The DNA segment CGACACATGGAGGGGCTGGCTGATGATCAGTCCGCGTTCGACCCCGAAGGTCTCCTTCGCCCGTGCACAGGTGTCGTAGGTGTCGATGCCGTGATCGTCGCCGATGATCACGTTGGGGTCGATTCCATGCTCGACCAGATAGTCGGTCATCGCTTGAATTTCGTTGCCGGAGTTGCCGTCTGCGTCACCGGAGACCAGAATTGCCTTGACCTTCCCCGCCGCCATCAAGGCAATCGCAGTGTCGAGACGTCCGGAGAGAAACCGCATCGGCTTGCCGTCGCGCACCTGTGCACCGAGAACGATGGCCACCGGCGCGTCCGGCGCATCGTCGACTTCGTAGACCTTCCCCGCCGTCGCGTACGCCACCCAACCGGCCGATGCCAGAACGACGGCAACCAGGGCGGCGACCACCGCGCAGAAGGCACGAACGAGTCGTCCGGCCAGTCCTCGGGGCTTCGATTCGGTACTCATGATCTCGTTTCGTCGGCGGGAAGAAACCTCAAGCTAACTCACGAATACGGCGTCCGAGCATCGCCGAGGCGCACCCATACCGATTCCACAGTGAACCCTCAGAGCCCGCCCCTGCTTGATTGCGCAGTTCGGAGGCGGAGTACCGTTCGATCAGTGAATCCGCTGCTGACCTCTCGACGGTATGTCGACTTGCGTCTGCAAGCCAGCGCTACCTGTTGACGGTCCTTTAGACCGCGTCCCCTCCGATCGGCCCATCGGCCGACGAGCACCTCTGTCGCCCATCCCTGGCGACACCTCTCCTTTTCGAAAGGCATATCCATGTCTGCGCCCAGCGCTACCCGAACGCGCCGTGTCCCTACCTGGGCAACCGCATTCGGTCCACAAATCGTTGCCGGACTCGTCCTCGGAGTCGTCCTCGGACTCATCGCCCGCTCGATGCCCGACGCCGCCGACGGGAACGACAACTGGTTGGTCGGCACCCTGTCGACCATCGGTTCGAGCTACGTCAAACTGCTCACCGTCGCGGTGATCCCGCTGGTGTTCACGGCTATCGTCAGTTCCATCGCCAACCTGCGCGAGGTCACCAATGCTGCCCGTCTGGCGATCCAGACGCTGTGGTGGTTCGCCATCACGGCGTTCATCGCCGTCATCATCGGCATCGTGATCGGGTTGGTCGCGCAGCCCGGCTCGCGTACCAGCGCGGGAGCGGACTCGGCCGGCGATCCGTCGAATGTCGGGTCGTGGTGGTCGTTCCTCACCGGACTTGTACCGAACAACTTCCTCGCACTCGGCGCGAAAACCACGGTCGCCGAGAGCGGCACCGCAACCACATCGCTGAGCTTCAACATCTTGCAGTTGCTGGTCATTGCCGCTGCCATCGGTATCGCTGCACTCAAGGTGGGTAAGAAGGCCGAGCCGTTCCTCGCGTTCAACGCGTCGCTGTTGGCCATCGTGCAGAAGGTGCTGTGGTGGATCATTCGGCTGGCACCGATCGGCACCGCCGCACTCATCGGCAACGCGGTGGCGACCTACGGCTGGGACGCGATCGGTTCGCTCGGCGTGTTCACAGTATCGATCTACGTCGGTCTGGCCGTGGTGTTCTTCCTGGTGTACCCGGTGATCGTTCGCGCGCACGGCCTTTCGGTGCGCAACTTCTACTCGGGAGTGTGACCTGCCACCCAGCTGGGCTTCGTCTCGCGTTCGTCGATCGGAACCCTGCCACTCACCGAGCGCGTCACCGAACGAAACCTCGGAGTTCCGCGCGAGTACGGGTCGTTCGCGGTACCTCTCGGGGCGACGACCAAGATGGATGGTTGCGCGGCAATCTATCCCGCGATCGCGGCGCTCTTCGTCGCTCAGTTCTACGGCATCGATCTGACCATCACCGATTACCTGCTGATCATCGTGGTGTCCGTGATCGGTTCCGCGGCAACGGCAGGAACAACAGGTGCGACGGTGATGCTCACACTCACACTGTCGACCCTGGGGTTGCCGCTCGCCGGTGTCGGTCTGCTGCTCGCGGTGGAGCCGATCGTCGACATGGGTCGCACCGCAGTCAACGTGACCGGTCAGGCATTGGTGCCGACCATCGTCGCCAAGCGCGAAGGAATCCTCGACCTCGAGCGCTACAACGCTCCGCGAAACGGCGACCCCTTCGTCGACGAGGAAGCCGAAGTGGAACTCGCTCGCTGACAGAGCAATTCGATCTGCGATTCCCGACGACCGAGCAACTGGGTCGTCGGGATTCGTCGTCTATCGCGGTGGCAACAGCGCTGCGACAGCGGCCGCGGTGTCGGTGTCCGTCGCCTCCACACTGGCGAAATAGTACGATCGCCAATACGTGAGTTGTCGGCGGTTCCCTAGACAGGCTGTGAGGACCGGATCTCCTGTGCCGACTCCGTGGCCGCATTCCGACGTTCTGCCGCCCACACCCACAGGGCGAGCGAGATGAGCGCGATCACTTCGGCTACGACGAGCACCCGCTCCACATAGCCGAGTGTGACGACGCGATACCAAGGACGCGAGCCGGTTGCTCCCACAGCCAGCGCGTACACGATCGGCATCAACGTCACAAAGGACAGCGCGCTGAGTCCCATGGTCACGCGGGCGCGCACTGCCCACACAGCGTCACGAAGCCACGGGCGAGAGAACGCGAACACCGCAACGGGGATGCTGACGAACGCCACCGCTGCCCCCAGTCGGTGGATCGTGCCGCCGATGCTGAGCGAGGCGTCGTTCGACCAATCCTGCTTCGGCACAGCGACGACGGCGACGAGTCCCACGGTCCACAGTGTGAGGAAGATCGAAGCGGTCGCACCAGGCCGAGTGAGGCGATGTCGAATCGCGGACGCGAGGGTGAGCGCCGAACCGAGAGCGAGCAGAACGACGCCGATCGAGAACACCCACTGCTGCGCGCCGAGTCCGTACTCGCTGATCGTTCGACGCAGATGGGAGGGCGTCTGCCATGCAGTGTGGATATCGAGAACCAGCACCACGAGTGCGCCCAGCACGATCGTCAGTGCGCCCACCTTCGCTGGTCGAACAGTCACATCGCTCTCCTCTGGGACGGCACGGTCGGCTGCCCACGCTCCATGGTGCCTGAACGATCGCCTTTGCTCGGTGACGTCCCCAGGACACCGGCAGTCAGGAGTCGGCAAAGCCTATTTTCTCGACGGGTCCAGCAGATGCTCGCAGAGGAAGCGAGTCGACAGCAACGACCAGTGCTCGGCGTTGCCCATCGCACAGTGGTCGTCGTCGGCATAGAGCACCAGCTGCGCGTTGGGCGCAGCGACTGCGAGGTCGATCGAGTCGCGGGTACTGGCGAGAGTGTCCTGAGCCCCGTTGATCACCAACAGTGGGATGCCGATGTCTCGATAGAGTTGTCGCAGAGAGAGTTTCGATACCTTGTGCAACAGGCCGGCAATACTGGTGGCACCGAGCGTCCGGCTCAGCGTCGACAGCATCACCTCCGGCATGCCGATCGAATTGACCACACCGAAACTCCGGTGTGTGAGCGGCCCATTGGACACCGCCGCTTTCAAACGAGGGTCCACAGCGGCCATACGCGCGGCCCAGTAACCGCCGAAGCTGAAACCCATGATGCCCAATCGCTCGCCGTCGATGCGCTTGTCGGCAGCGAGAAAGTCGATCACCGACCTGTAGACGATCTCGGCCGCCACCGTCATGGGGTCGCTGTACGAATATGTACCGGGCATCTCCATGACGAAGGTGGCGAGACCGGCCTCGCGCCGAGCCAGGAGAGGAAAGAGAGTCTCGGCGATGGTGCCTTCCAAGCCGTTCGTGACCAGAACCGTCGGCATGTTCGTCGCACCAGTCGGCAACGCGAGAACGCCGTGCACCCGATCGGAGGTGCCGGGCAAGACGATGTCGAGCACTTCGACGTCGTACCCCATCGTCGGCGCCATGGCCTGCAACAACGTTTCCGACAAGCGCGACGAGCGGCGGTAGGCACGCTGGCGTTGAGGACTGCCGCCAGGCCACGCGGCAACGAAGTCGTACACCAGCGCTTTGATCAAACCGTCCATCGCAACAACCGCGTCGGATGCCTCGGGATGCGCTGCGACGAACCGTGCCGGTACCTCCGGATCTGCCACCGTGCCACGATCGACAAGAATTGTCGCCGCTGGCGCGAGTGCCTCACCCAGTGCCGTCAGTGCCGAGGGGTCGGGGGCGTCGAGCAACCGGGCACTCTCGGGGGCACCCAATCGGAACAACGCCTCGTCTGCGCGCGCGAGGTGTCCGTCGGCGAACGTCGACCAGTAGGGAGCCCACCGGTCATCGTCGAACGAACGGCATTCCGACAGCTGACTCCGGAATTCTGCATCCGGGATTCCGCCGAGATGCGTGAAGCGGTCGACGAACAGCCGCGGTAGAAACGGCGCGACACCTCGCCTGTGCGCGGCACGTTCGGTGCTGCGGGTCAGCGCTCTCACGCTGACCGCTATACGCCGTCCCCAATCCATCAACGATGCCACCGGCTACTCCCCCGCCCCTAAACGCAGACAGTTCTGCCTTAAGGCACGGTAGGCGGCTCGAACGCCTAACGCAAGGGACACTGCAATAGCATTCACGGATGGCTGACAACACCGATCACGTTGCACCACGCCGACGGCCAGGGGGACGGACGGCTCACGTCAGAGCTGCGGTACACCAGGCCGTACTGGACGCCGTGATCGAGGGCGGCGTCGACAAGGTCGGCATTCCGGATATCGCCCGCCGCGCCGGCGTACGTGACAGCACTGTCTACCGACGGTGGGCCACTAGAGAAAATCTTGTACTCGACGCGATGCTCGCCGCCAGCGAGCACACCCTCCCGCGGCCCGATACCGGCTCGCTGCGCGGGGATCTAACGACACTTGCCACCACTTTGAGCGCGTATCTGAACTCACCCCTGGGCCATGGCCTGGTTCGAGCGCTTGCCTTCGTCACCGACTCCCCCGACATCGAGCTGGCGCGAAACACATTCTGGCAGAAACGTTTCGAGGCAAACCAAGTGATGATCGGACATGCAATCGCACGGGGTGAGATCTCCGCCGGTGCCGACGCGCATGCCCGCACCGCGATAGAACTGCTCATTGCCCCCATCCACTTTCGCCATTTCCTCACCCGCGTTCCGTGTGACGCGGAATTCATCGACACCGTGGTCGCCGCGGCGATCGGATCACTACGCAGCACGCCGACGAGCGACGCCGAACACCCTTGACGAAGTCCGAACCTCGGCATAATCTACAACCAAATGGTTGTAGATGAGATGAGTGACGCCGAGGTCGATCGCCTGTTCCAGGCCTTCGCCGACAAGACGCGGCGCGACATCGTCGCGAAGGTCACTGTCGGCGAACAGTCGGTATCGGAGTTGGCGGCTCACTACGCCATGAGTTTTGCCGCTGTGCAGAAGCACGTCGCGGTTCTCGAACGCGCTGACGTGATCACCAAACACAAGCGTGGCAGGGAGCAGATCGTGCGAGTTCGGTTGGACACCATCGCACACGCTCGCGCCTTGCTCGATACCTACGAGGAGATCTGGCGACAACGCGTCGAACGGATCGACGATCTCTTCACCAACGACCGGAAAGGTACCACCTGATGCCATTCGTCAGCTCTCACCAGGACACCGAGCAACTCGCCCTCACCCTCGTCGCCAAATTCGCCGCGTCGGTCGAGCAGGTCTGGCAGATCTGGGAGGACCCTCGTCAGCTCGAACGCTGGTGGGGTCCTCCCACCTGGCCTGCCACGTTCGAGACGCACGACTTCGTTCCGGGAGGGCGCGCCACCTACTACATGACCGGACCTGATGGTGAGAAGATCACCTACTACTGGGTCTTCACCGACATCTCTGCGCTGTCGTCGCTGAGCTTCGACGACGGATTCACCGACGAGAGCGGCAATCCATCCTCGGAGATGCCCATCATTCACACGGCCGTGACTCTCGAACGAGCGGATGCGTTGACACGCATGACAATTCGAAGCCGGTTCGATTCGATCGAACAGCTCGAGCTGCTCGATTCAATGGGCATGGTCGAGGGCATGACGGAGGCAATCGGTCAGATCGACGCCATCCTCGCCCACTGATCGTGGTGCGCGGGAACTCGACCTCCACTACGAACTTTCGTGCACGTGCGGCGAAGCCGCTCTACTCCGGAACCGAGCTGACGGTGAACGGCTCGACAGGCTCTCCCCCACGCTTGTCGAACTGGCTGTTCACTACGAACAGCCGATCGTCCATGGCTGCAACGGTTGTCGGGTAGGCGAACGATGGGTCGGTGATCTCTCCGGTGACCGCGCCAGTTCTGCCGTCGTCGTCGAGGTCGATTGTGGCGATGAGACCGTCACGATTGCGAACGACGTACAAGGTGTCGTCGTCCATCTCGAGCCCGTCACCGTTGGTGACCGTGGCACCGCCGAGGTCGACCTGTGTGACCTCTTTCGAGCTCTTGTCGATCCGGTACAGGTTGCCGGTGCTCGATTGCACGACGATCAACGCGGATTCGTCGTCGTTCTCGACGATTCCGTTGGCGTTGAATCCCTCCCCGTAGACGAAGGGGGTGCCGTCGAAGTTCACGAACGTCTCCAGTTGTCCGTCCTGCACGCCTGCCGTCATCTGCTCGAACGGGATCCGGTACAGCGCCGGGTTCCGTGAGTCGGTGACGTAGGCATCGCCGTTGTCGGCGATGGCAACATCGTTGAGGAACGTGGCATCGGTGCCGAGGCCGTTTCCGAACGTGGCAACCAGTTCGCCGGAGTCGGCGTCGTACACCCACACCTTGCCCGCGGCTCCACCGGCGATCACCAGGTAGTCGCTGCGATCGTCCTCGTCGGTCACGTCGATTCCGGCGGCGCCGGTGCGTCCGTCCGCGCCGCCAGGGAGAAACACCGACACATCCGGGGATCCGACAGTCCCGCGGAACACTGCGCCGTCGGACGTCGAGGTCACGTAGAACGTGTCGTCGGCGGCGGTGATGCCCTCGGGGAACACGCCGCTACCCGGCAGGTTGTATACGGTCGCGGCGCTCGGGTTCGAGGCCGTGGACGACGCAGATGTGAATGCCGCAGTGGTGTCGTCCGTAGGCGTCTGTGTCGGTTCCGAGGACCCGCAGGCGCTCAGCAGGAGTGTGGTGGCGGCAACAGCGGGCACTATCCGGGAGACTCGGTTCACACGTTCGAGTGTTCCATATGTCCAATTTTCTTCCCAGCGAAATCATCCAGCCCCTCGCCGGGTTCACCTGATCTCAGGGGGCATGACGCTGCTGAGTGCGTTGTCTGGACGACAGCAGGCTCGGTGATCGGCGCACTCGTCCTGTACTGGATCGGTGTCGCTGATTCACTCACCAGGGCCGGTCGGCTTCGTCGTCGCGCTGACTGCTCACAGCTCGTCGATGTCGATGAACCCGTCCTGCAGTGCGCGCACCAGCAACGTCGCTTTGGTCGGTGCCGTTCGCCCCACTGCCGTGTATTTGGCTCTGATGCGCGTCAGATGTGTGTTGACGGTTCCCATCGAGAGATAGAGCGAGCGCGACGCCTCCGCTTTGGAATCAGAGATGAGCCAGGCGGTGAGTACTTCGATTTCACGAGCGCTGAGCCGTGGGTCGGGTGCGTCGCCGACGCGGATGTCGAGCACAGTCATGGAGATCCTCGATTTCTGGCACCACCGCTGTCCCGGTGGCGCGAACACGGCCAATGACACCGCACTCACTCCGCTGGGTCACTCCGAGGAATGACCCAGGTCGCTCTCACCTGAGAGTGAACGCTGTCACCTGCGGCGACGTGCTCGACCCCACCTCGGTAAAGTCCGCCTCTATGACCGAGCTCGACGCGACCGCCGCCCACTTCGTCGAGGCGGGTGTCACATTGTTGATCGCGCATCCGCAGAGGATTCTCGAGCGCGGACTACGTATCGAGGACGTCGTCCACGAGGCCGACTCGTCGACAGCGACGTTCTTCCGCAAGTTCAATACCAAATCCGACTTCCTCAGCACGGTCGTCGAGCATCTGTCCCGAACACCACTACCCACCGACGTTCACGACACAGTTCGCACACAGATGGCGAACAGTGGCGACTCGATTCGCGCAGGGGTGTCGACGCTCGTTGCGCGCTATTTTCCGGCAATCGTCGACCAGAAGAGCACCACCGCAACTCTTCTCGACCATGTTTTCCGCGGACCTGCTTCCGCGGCACTCGCCGGTGGCTACCGTGTTCGAGACGACGCCGTACTGGACGCATTCGAGGCATTGTTCGCTCCCGAAGGGGGAGCCTTTCGCCGTCCCTTCACGGCCCGATCGTTCGCAGTGACGGTCAATGCCGTCGTCGACGGCTTTCGCATCCGCAGTCAGGTGGACGCCGCGTCCGTTTCGGCCGATGTGATGTCCGACGCGGTGCTCGCCTTCCTCGGGGCCGTCGTCGACACGTCGGGACATCATCAGCACCTCGATGACGTCGTGGGAGATGTCGGTGTGCCGGTCGAGGAACGGCCCCTGCCCCGCGATCCGCGTGCTGCGATCGTCACCGCGGCGCGCGACGAGTTCGGAAAGCGTGGCTACTTCATGACGCGTATGGACGACGTCGCCGATATCGCAGGAGTGCCGAGGGCGGCGTGCAAGACACTGTTTCCGACCAAGCCGTCCGTCATCGTCGCAGCGCTGCAGAGCCGAGTCGATCGTCTTCGCGAGTCGGTGGCCGACGACCAGTTGCTGGGCCTCGACGATCTCACGATTCTGCAGAACCACATGCTGCGGTGCGCGCAACTCGCCGCCGACGAACTCGAATTCATGGACGCTCTCCTCGTCGCCGTCGCACACGACACCTACGGCGAGCCGGAGGGACTGATCTCGATCAAGGACAAGCTGAACCTGCCGTCGATCATCGCACCGGTCATCGCACGAGGGCAGGACACCGGTATCTTCCGAAAGGGCTCGAGCCCAGTCGATCTCGCTGCAGGCATCACCAACACTCTGCTGATGCGGTGCTTCACCCGACGACAGAACAGCCCGCAGGACAACGCGACGTTCGTCGGTGAACTTCTCCTCGACGGACTCGGTACGCACTGAGCATCGACCGGCTGCCTGTCATCGAACCCGCCGGATTCCGTCGGCGACGTAGTCGAGTGCAGCGAGGATGTCATCTGCGGCCACACCCAGCTCGCTTAGCAAAACGAATGGTATGAATAGTGCGCGACATTCGTCGCGATAGGGGCGAATGGAACGAGGGTCATGGACGAGGACACGCAGCCCACCGAACGCAATCGCTCCGCGCTGTTGAACACACTCGTCCTCGTGTCGATAGTGGCACTCGGTGTGGTCGCAGCGGGATTGACCACTCCAGCCGAGGAACCCGAATTGACCTCACTGCCAACGACATCGGCGACGCCAGTTCCGGAGCCACCGCAACGGGAGTACGTGGTGGTCACCCCGGAGGTCGACGCGTCGGCAAGCATTCCGGGGTGCGACACCGTCGAGTCTCCGAGCGAATCCTCATCCTTCGCTTTCGTTACGACGGGCGACGACTCGTACGACAATCCAGCCGCCCCCTGGTACAACGGCCCCAGAGCTCACCTCATGTCCGAGGCGTTGGTGGCAGCGCTTCCCGCCGAGATCTCGTCGACCACGTCCGTGTACTTCGGCCCGATACCCGCGTCGGGTGAATCTCAGGATTTCGTCCTCGACTCGGCGCACGCATCCGCCCCACTGGCCTCGGGTGACCAGTCGGACTATCTCAGTGTCGGTGTCGGCCCGGCAGACTCGACCGAACCACCACCTTGCGTGGCCGGCCAAGTGGATGAGCGGCGGAGTCTGCCGGACGGAACGGTGCTGGACACCGACGACACGTGGCGCGAAACCAACGGTCAGCGGACCTACTCCCGGACGGCCACCGCGTACACGTCGGACGGATCCGTCGTCTCTGCCTCGGTCTCCGGCGGGAACGATCCGGACACGTTGAAACTGACGCTCGACGACCTGGTCCGAATAGCCGCCGACCCTGCCCTCAGGATCACTGCTCCCGTCCCTGCCGTAACACCGGGCAATGCCGCCGACTGCTACGCCGGCTGGGACGACTCACCGACGGCGTCGTTCTCCCGCGACGAGATCCGAACACTCAACGACGCTCTCCGGCGGGCAGATGCGGCGGCGCTTGCTCCGACTCCACCGTTGGGTGCGTTGCACACCAGTGAATTCGGTTCGGGGCTTTGTCAGACGGTGAACAGCATTGCCGGGCAACTCACGATCAGCGTTGTCCGGGCCACGCCTGACATCGAATCCGATTCGACGACAACGGAGGAGCCCCAGCTCGTCTCACCGGACGAGTACGGGCCGGGTTCCTCGGTCTCCGTCGTCACGCCGTCGGGGTTCGAGATCACGGTGTCGACGACACAACCGGTGCAGGACCCGGCACTTCTCGAAAACCTGGCGAACACAGCAGGATTGGACCTTCGATGATGCGATGGAACCAGACCGCGAAATTGGTCGTTGCGGCGATCGTCGCGACGCTGTCGGTCGGTGCAGCGGTAGCCGTTGTGACACAGGATCGATCCACGACCATCAAGAAGATCACCGATTCTTCAGACGACGCACCGGGGTTGGCATGGTCCGTCGACGCGGCGGACATGGGGCTGGAGGGAGCCACCTTCGCCTCTCCGCGTACCGGTTCGATGTATGCGTGGGGAGCCGGCTCGACTCTGATCGGCCACACAGCTCTCACACTGGCCGTCGTGTCCTCGGAATCCGGCAACGACGAGGCACTCATGGTCGGAATCGACACCACGGACGGCACCGTTCTGTGGAAGACCCCGGCCCCGGATCTAGCGGCGTGCGCCGACGAGCCGCTGAACGGCCGACTCGTGTGCCACCAGCCCATC comes from the Rhodococcus sp. SBT000017 genome and includes:
- a CDS encoding vancomycin high temperature exclusion protein: MSTESKPRGLAGRLVRAFCAVVAALVAVVLASAGWVAYATAGKVYEVDDAPDAPVAIVLGAQVRDGKPMRFLSGRLDTAIALMAAGKVKAILVSGDADGNSGNEIQAMTDYLVEHGIDPNVIIGDDHGIDTYDTCARAKETFGVERGLIISQPLHVSRAVALCEDMDLDVDGVTAECIDCNTLAVVRNYARELLARPKAVLDLWSGRDPVVVSPPVDSLANVTNR
- a CDS encoding DUF998 domain-containing protein; the protein is MTVRPAKVGALTIVLGALVVLVLDIHTAWQTPSHLRRTISEYGLGAQQWVFSIGVVLLALGSALTLASAIRHRLTRPGATASIFLTLWTVGLVAVVAVPKQDWSNDASLSIGGTIHRLGAAVAFVSIPVAVFAFSRPWLRDAVWAVRARVTMGLSALSFVTLMPIVYALAVGATGSRPWYRVVTLGYVERVLVVAEVIALISLALWVWAAERRNAATESAQEIRSSQPV
- a CDS encoding S9 family peptidase → MRALTRSTERAAHRRGVAPFLPRLFVDRFTHLGGIPDAEFRSQLSECRSFDDDRWAPYWSTFADGHLARADEALFRLGAPESARLLDAPDPSALTALGEALAPAATILVDRGTVADPEVPARFVAAHPEASDAVVAMDGLIKALVYDFVAAWPGGSPQRQRAYRRSSRLSETLLQAMAPTMGYDVEVLDIVLPGTSDRVHGVLALPTGATNMPTVLVTNGLEGTIAETLFPLLARREAGLATFVMEMPGTYSYSDPMTVAAEIVYRSVIDFLAADKRIDGERLGIMGFSFGGYWAARMAAVDPRLKAAVSNGPLTHRSFGVVNSIGMPEVMLSTLSRTLGATSIAGLLHKVSKLSLRQLYRDIGIPLLVINGAQDTLASTRDSIDLAVAAPNAQLVLYADDDHCAMGNAEHWSLLSTRFLCEHLLDPSRK
- a CDS encoding TetR/AcrR family transcriptional regulator yields the protein MADNTDHVAPRRRPGGRTAHVRAAVHQAVLDAVIEGGVDKVGIPDIARRAGVRDSTVYRRWATRENLVLDAMLAASEHTLPRPDTGSLRGDLTTLATTLSAYLNSPLGHGLVRALAFVTDSPDIELARNTFWQKRFEANQVMIGHAIARGEISAGADAHARTAIELLIAPIHFRHFLTRVPCDAEFIDTVVAAAIGSLRSTPTSDAEHP
- a CDS encoding metalloregulator ArsR/SmtB family transcription factor, coding for MSDAEVDRLFQAFADKTRRDIVAKVTVGEQSVSELAAHYAMSFAAVQKHVAVLERADVITKHKRGREQIVRVRLDTIAHARALLDTYEEIWRQRVERIDDLFTNDRKGTT
- a CDS encoding SRPBCC domain-containing protein; this translates as MPFVSSHQDTEQLALTLVAKFAASVEQVWQIWEDPRQLERWWGPPTWPATFETHDFVPGGRATYYMTGPDGEKITYYWVFTDISALSSLSFDDGFTDESGNPSSEMPIIHTAVTLERADALTRMTIRSRFDSIEQLELLDSMGMVEGMTEAIGQIDAILAH
- a CDS encoding SMP-30/gluconolactonase/LRE family protein; the protein is MNRVSRIVPAVAATTLLLSACGSSEPTQTPTDDTTAAFTSASSTASNPSAATVYNLPGSGVFPEGITAADDTFYVTSTSDGAVFRGTVGSPDVSVFLPGGADGRTGAAGIDVTDEDDRSDYLVIAGGAAGKVWVYDADSGELVATFGNGLGTDATFLNDVAIADNGDAYVTDSRNPALYRIPFEQMTAGVQDGQLETFVNFDGTPFVYGEGFNANGIVENDDESALIVVQSSTGNLYRIDKSSKEVTQVDLGGATVTNGDGLEMDDDTLYVVRNRDGLIATIDLDDDGRTGAVTGEITDPSFAYPTTVAAMDDRLFVVNSQFDKRGGEPVEPFTVSSVPE
- a CDS encoding LuxR C-terminal-related transcriptional regulator, yielding MTVLDIRVGDAPDPRLSAREIEVLTAWLISDSKAEASRSLYLSMGTVNTHLTRIRAKYTAVGRTAPTKATLLVRALQDGFIDIDEL
- a CDS encoding TetR family transcriptional regulator C-terminal domain-containing protein — its product is MTELDATAAHFVEAGVTLLIAHPQRILERGLRIEDVVHEADSSTATFFRKFNTKSDFLSTVVEHLSRTPLPTDVHDTVRTQMANSGDSIRAGVSTLVARYFPAIVDQKSTTATLLDHVFRGPASAALAGGYRVRDDAVLDAFEALFAPEGGAFRRPFTARSFAVTVNAVVDGFRIRSQVDAASVSADVMSDAVLAFLGAVVDTSGHHQHLDDVVGDVGVPVEERPLPRDPRAAIVTAARDEFGKRGYFMTRMDDVADIAGVPRAACKTLFPTKPSVIVAALQSRVDRLRESVADDQLLGLDDLTILQNHMLRCAQLAADELEFMDALLVAVAHDTYGEPEGLISIKDKLNLPSIIAPVIARGQDTGIFRKGSSPVDLAAGITNTLLMRCFTRRQNSPQDNATFVGELLLDGLGTH